The following are encoded together in the Nocardioides thalensis genome:
- the folP gene encoding dihydropteroate synthase, giving the protein MSMSRPLVMGVVNVTPDSFSDGGLYLDTERAIGHGRRLLDEGADILDIGGESTRPGATRPLAEEELGRVVPVITALAKDGAVVSVDTMRAEVAAAALDAGARIVNDVSGGLADPAILDVVAGSRATYVAMHWRAHSDRMQEFTSYDGPVADVVARELRERVAAIRAAGVPDDRIVLDPGLGFAKTGDQNWELLAGLDAVQELGLPVLVGASRKRFLGTLLAGPDGEPRPVDERELAHAAIVTVLAQRGVWGVRVHDVRATRDVLAVIERMEAEQ; this is encoded by the coding sequence ATGTCGATGTCACGACCGTTGGTGATGGGGGTCGTCAACGTCACGCCCGACTCCTTCAGCGACGGCGGGCTCTATCTCGACACCGAGCGCGCGATCGGCCACGGGCGTCGCCTGCTCGACGAGGGCGCCGACATCCTCGACATCGGCGGTGAGTCGACCCGGCCCGGCGCCACGCGCCCGCTGGCCGAGGAGGAGCTCGGGCGGGTGGTTCCCGTGATCACCGCGCTCGCGAAGGACGGCGCCGTGGTGTCGGTCGACACCATGCGGGCCGAGGTCGCCGCGGCCGCGCTCGACGCCGGCGCCCGGATCGTCAACGACGTCTCCGGCGGCCTGGCCGACCCGGCGATCCTCGACGTGGTCGCGGGCTCGCGGGCGACGTACGTCGCGATGCACTGGCGCGCCCACAGCGACCGGATGCAGGAGTTCACGTCGTACGACGGGCCGGTGGCGGACGTGGTGGCGCGCGAGCTGCGGGAGCGGGTTGCGGCGATCCGCGCCGCGGGTGTGCCCGACGACCGGATCGTGCTCGACCCCGGGCTCGGGTTCGCCAAGACCGGCGACCAGAACTGGGAGCTGCTCGCCGGCCTCGACGCCGTGCAGGAGCTGGGGCTGCCGGTGCTCGTCGGGGCGAGCCGCAAGCGGTTCCTGGGCACCCTGCTGGCCGGGCCCGACGGCGAGCCGCGGCCGGTCGACGAACGGGAGCTCGCCCACGCCGCGATCGTGACCGTGCTCGCCCAGCGGGGCGTGTGGGGGGTGCGCGTGCACGACGTACGAGCCACCCGTGATGTGCTGGCGGTGATCGAGCG